From the genome of Thermoflexus hugenholtzii, one region includes:
- a CDS encoding AAA family ATPase, whose amino-acid sequence MRAFERESSDIDELEEIVRLYAGDLAPGVDMDEIILARREELRSRYLDLLKRLIQACLDQNQLARALRWARKLTAQDPWDEEAARLQMTLEALTGNRAAALATYQRLARDLERDLRTRPMPEIMALYNDILNNRLPRLAPQKKIPPEPHFVGRAHELAQLQALLAALRNGQGQMVFISGEAGVGKTALVREAFYRFLEPSGEKSPHVFWGHCPPLARGALPHPYAPWRQIFAAAAPLLARSAEIPPEWLSRILLLVPDLSLLRPGLLAPAQPDAAELRVALRQGLQFLAMQRPLALVLEDVHWADAASLELLADLADACQTVPLMLLVTHRTTGVPAALLDLKRELRRRRCVREIPLRAFTEEETRLLLDKLLGRQTLTPALYDEINSYARGIPLLLCEGAESLRQAQQLSRRPLLTLREAIRMRLARLDREAQQMLEAAAVLGFSFSHRELETLLGWSPAACATVLDGLQGQGLVLDAASSGPDDYMFPHQLIYQIILDEIPLDRKVRLHEQAARALENVHAGRAGFAAEIAAHYEAAQKPLPAARFYLVHAQELTDLGTFEQAEEVIEQAVALLGAETASRESRELRARAALQRVVIAHHRGQTAEALSQIEIALAACREFPSLYTDALIRQASVLHTCDRYPEAHQAASQSLDIARTLGEKPAIAHALSVRGMAALLMGHLHEAIQDLQEALSLEESTNGLSAQALQSLTHLGTALVFVQNYDQAQEMLAKTIEPSHKGGLRRIESAALTMLGQIALNQGRYGEAVRIYSRALELAGASHQPNMWVKFAGRGAALLRMGGLEEARQDFERGFEAARQVESRYGQLLLRAYLALTDLAQGRAPADSLTGLEAEAAALELHPVVFLTGLARAGLWRLLGRWESALGACRRALQAAQASGVPQFVQQAQLEALMAQAQGGTPDWTLFEGLSEAARASGEVPQQARASLVRTAYLERQGNPAEALAAAQRALNLARACPDQPLMGESLMMLFRLYEALHQAEPAQACRAELRALAESAYAPLHLALDPDSSLRPILLACL is encoded by the coding sequence GTGCGCGCCTTTGAGCGCGAAAGCAGCGACATCGACGAGCTGGAAGAAATCGTCCGCCTGTATGCCGGCGACCTGGCGCCGGGCGTGGACATGGATGAGATCATCCTGGCCCGCCGCGAAGAGCTACGCAGCCGCTATCTGGATCTGCTGAAAAGGCTGATCCAGGCTTGCCTCGACCAGAATCAACTCGCCCGCGCCTTGAGATGGGCGCGCAAGCTGACCGCCCAGGACCCCTGGGATGAGGAAGCCGCGCGGTTGCAGATGACGCTGGAGGCGCTTACGGGCAACCGCGCCGCTGCGCTCGCTACCTATCAAAGGCTGGCGCGCGACCTGGAGCGTGATCTGCGCACCCGGCCCATGCCCGAAATAATGGCCCTCTACAACGACATCCTCAATAACCGCCTGCCGCGTCTCGCGCCGCAAAAGAAAATCCCGCCTGAGCCGCATTTCGTCGGCCGCGCCCATGAGCTAGCCCAGCTACAAGCCCTCCTCGCCGCTTTGCGGAATGGTCAGGGCCAGATGGTCTTCATCTCGGGTGAGGCCGGGGTAGGCAAGACCGCGCTGGTGCGCGAGGCATTCTATCGTTTCCTCGAACCCTCCGGCGAAAAGTCGCCTCACGTGTTTTGGGGACATTGTCCGCCCCTGGCCAGAGGCGCGCTCCCGCACCCCTACGCTCCCTGGCGCCAGATTTTTGCGGCCGCCGCACCCCTGCTGGCGCGCAGCGCCGAGATCCCGCCCGAATGGCTGAGTCGCATCCTCCTGCTGGTTCCCGATTTGAGCCTGCTGCGCCCCGGCCTGCTCGCCCCTGCCCAGCCCGATGCCGCCGAACTGCGCGTCGCCCTGCGCCAGGGCCTTCAATTCCTGGCGATGCAAAGGCCACTGGCGCTGGTGCTGGAAGATGTCCACTGGGCGGACGCCGCCTCCCTCGAACTACTGGCGGACCTGGCCGACGCCTGTCAGACCGTGCCGCTTATGCTCCTGGTCACCCATCGCACCACCGGGGTGCCTGCCGCGTTACTCGACCTCAAACGGGAGCTACGTCGCCGTCGCTGCGTGCGGGAAATCCCCCTGCGCGCCTTTACCGAAGAGGAAACCCGCCTCTTGCTGGACAAGCTGCTGGGCCGCCAGACCCTCACCCCTGCCCTGTATGATGAGATCAACAGTTATGCCCGTGGGATTCCCCTCCTGTTGTGTGAAGGCGCCGAAAGCCTGCGTCAGGCTCAGCAGCTCTCTCGCCGGCCCTTGCTCACCCTGCGCGAGGCGATCCGGATGCGGCTGGCCCGATTGGATCGCGAGGCGCAGCAGATGCTCGAAGCCGCGGCGGTGCTGGGCTTTTCCTTCTCCCACCGCGAACTGGAAACCCTGCTCGGCTGGTCCCCGGCTGCCTGCGCCACTGTGCTGGATGGCCTGCAAGGCCAGGGCCTGGTGCTGGATGCAGCCTCGTCGGGGCCGGACGATTACATGTTCCCACACCAGCTCATCTACCAGATCATCCTTGACGAAATCCCCCTCGATCGCAAGGTCCGACTCCACGAGCAGGCGGCCCGCGCCCTGGAAAACGTCCATGCCGGGCGCGCCGGGTTTGCGGCAGAGATCGCCGCCCATTACGAGGCGGCCCAAAAACCCCTTCCAGCGGCACGCTTCTATCTGGTTCACGCCCAGGAACTGACCGACCTGGGCACCTTTGAGCAGGCGGAAGAGGTCATCGAGCAGGCAGTCGCCCTGCTGGGGGCAGAAACCGCCTCCCGCGAAAGCCGGGAACTGCGGGCGCGGGCGGCTCTGCAGCGCGTGGTGATCGCTCACCATCGTGGCCAGACAGCCGAAGCGCTCTCCCAAATCGAAATCGCTCTCGCCGCCTGCCGCGAATTTCCCTCCCTGTATACCGACGCCCTGATTCGTCAAGCATCCGTCCTCCACACCTGCGACCGCTATCCCGAAGCGCACCAAGCCGCCAGCCAGTCCCTGGACATCGCCCGCACCCTGGGAGAAAAACCGGCCATCGCCCATGCCCTCAGCGTCCGCGGCATGGCCGCCTTGTTGATGGGACACCTCCACGAAGCGATCCAGGATCTGCAGGAGGCCCTGTCGCTGGAAGAGTCCACCAACGGCCTCTCTGCCCAGGCCCTCCAAAGCCTGACGCATCTCGGCACGGCGCTGGTCTTTGTGCAGAACTACGATCAGGCGCAGGAAATGCTTGCGAAAACAATCGAACCCTCCCACAAGGGCGGTTTGCGTCGCATAGAGTCTGCCGCTCTGACTATGCTGGGACAAATCGCCCTCAATCAGGGACGTTACGGCGAAGCCGTTCGCATCTACTCACGAGCCCTCGAACTGGCCGGGGCATCCCACCAGCCCAACATGTGGGTCAAATTCGCCGGGCGCGGCGCCGCTCTCCTGCGCATGGGCGGACTGGAGGAGGCACGCCAGGATTTTGAGCGGGGATTCGAAGCTGCTCGACAAGTGGAAAGCAGGTATGGGCAGCTGCTGCTGCGCGCCTACCTGGCCCTCACCGACCTGGCGCAGGGGCGCGCCCCTGCCGATTCGCTAACAGGACTGGAAGCCGAGGCCGCCGCCCTCGAGCTGCACCCCGTGGTGTTTTTGACCGGCCTGGCACGCGCCGGGTTGTGGCGACTGTTGGGCCGGTGGGAATCAGCGCTGGGGGCCTGTCGGCGCGCCCTCCAGGCGGCGCAGGCCAGCGGCGTGCCGCAGTTCGTTCAGCAGGCGCAGCTGGAGGCGCTGATGGCCCAGGCCCAGGGCGGGACGCCCGACTGGACGCTGTTCGAGGGCCTGTCGGAGGCGGCGCGGGCCTCCGGCGAAGTTCCCCAGCAGGCGCGGGCCAGCCTGGTTCGAACAGCTTACCTGGAGAGGCAGGGGAACCCCGCCGAAGCCCTGGCCGCCGCGCAGCGCGCCCTGAACCTGGCGCGCGCCTGCCCGGACCAACCGTTGATGGGCGAAAGCCTGATGATGTTGTTCCGCCTCTATGAGGCGCTCCATCAGGCCGAACCGGCGCAAGCTTGCCGCGCCGAGCTGCGCGCCCTGGCTGAAAGCGCCTATGCTCCCCTTCACCTGGCGCTGGACCCCGACTCCTCCCTGCGCCCCATCCTTCTCGCTTGCCTTTGA